ggtggaagatggcgtcacggcaaaagcagcagacgaagaagaagttgaaggcggagcagcagaagcaggAAGACGAAGGGTGTAAATGGGCCCCAAGCTGTCACATccgaggagcggacgccggaaagccgaatccttcgcagtaagaccagaagagtcaaattcgatggaacaggaattgtcagcagtaaactgcgaatggaaagaaggttgcgAACCATCTTAAAAGtaacaagaacattaggaagacaaaaagagccaggagcagaaccaACGGCGGTGATAGGAAgtcaagacccatcaccaaccatgatggaaggacaagaggggtgtgggggtcggacagaagagaggataccggcatctggggtggtgtggaaggaggcacccgagtcggcgatccactcggtgctgaccggcgacgtcagtcccatggtgcagAAAGAttgcgccagagcggcctggtcccacccccaggccgggacggcgcgaagaggggagcagcacatcggtgaacatggccgcaggctggagctgaggacgagcccccccggaccctggaacggccacatcgagatgcgccctgaccatgggttgctgaaagATGGCCAGAGCGTACCTctaggggcaggggcaggagccggagccggcgcgccccgacggcccccaccggtaccggtacccCCAGAAACAGGGCCACcagtaccaccaccaccccgtcccccccccccccccgacgacGTCCACGGCCCCCCACCTCGGGTCTGCCCGGTGGGAGCAgcgccaaggagggaggtggcaggagcggcggaggaagccAGTGGAGCAGCAATGAGCGTGGTAGGGGTGGACGGGGACAATCCGGGCGCGAGACACCTGGTGATTTCCTCGAGGGTGAGGTCGTCCCGAACCTgcaggaaagaggggaagggcctctggcgggtgatccatgtcttcaggtggtcataggtgctgctcaggccccgcAGAATATTGAGCACCAAGAACCGATCGGACACCGGACACCCGAGATCGTGAAGAGCATtagccatgcccttcatccgccggcagaactcaccaacggagaggtccccctgctcgaaggtgcggaaggtggcgtcgagttggagagcgcggaactcggcgttgccgaggaactgcccctcgagcgccaacCAGACCtgtcgcgcggtgccgccgtgggtcctgacgaggtcctgaagatctagggagatggtcccaaagatccaggacatggcgacgctgtcgaggcgcagccacaccacgtcccgcgcctcgatcggcgagtcgacgaggacgtggtcgtcgagggcgtagcggcggaggatGAGGACCTGATCccgccagcgtccgtaggaggaCGTAGGGTtgaggaggacggtgaccagggcccGGATGTTCTgaacgccggcggcctggaggtggagctgggtgaccatggggtcggtcgggtcgtgccGAGGTTCAGATCCAGGGGCCGGGGCTTGGTGGGAAGAGGAGGCGCCGTGCTTGGGGATGACGGGCTGCTGGCCAGAGGAGACACGGAggaagtgctccgcctcggcgacccgaaaagcgagggcgtcggccgtggcgtgctcgcgctcccaagcgagggcagccacgcagacccgctcctgggccgccgaagcctccgacttggcggcgaggagggccgtggcgagagcggcgtcggcctgctggccacggagagcggcggcggcgaacggcgcaTCCGCGGGCGCCATCCCGAGTCCAGACCACGCGGGCGTGAGTGCGGCCGGCGCAGGGAAGATCTCAGgaagggcggcgtcggcggcgggctgcttgcCCGCAGCGACCGCGGTGCGgtgggccgcagcggcggcagggGGATCGGCGGCCGAATCGGCAGCCGCACCCCCCgcgtcgacggcgaggagggccgtggcgagagcggcgtcggcctgctggccacggagagcggcggcggcgagcggcgcatccgcgggcgCCATCCCGAGTCCAGACCACGCGGGCGTGAGCGCGGCCGGCGCAGGGAAGATCTCAGgaagggcggcgtcggcggcgggcttCTTGCCCGCAGCGACCGCGGTGCGGTGggccgcagcggcagcggcgggatcGGCGGTCGGCGCCTGCAGCAGGGGCTGCAGGGCGGCCGGATCGGCAGCCGCAccccccgcgcccgcggccgGGGCGCGCTGCAGGGCAGCGGGATCGGCGGCCGGGGCACGCtgcagggcggcggcagcggcggcccccgcacctgcagcaccagcggcggcagcggggccaGGCAGGGGCACCAGGACGGCGGCGTCCGGGGCGGGATCGAAGAGGACGAGcgcggcagaggcggcggcggccgggaaccccccgcccgcggcggcccaggcggcgctcggagcagaggaagggaggggagggaaggaggagaggggaagggaggaggaggccggcggcggctgctgctggcggCTGAGATgggagggagagaagagaaAACCCTAGGCTAAtaataccatgtaggagagaataatgagatgtattcctccaaaccctagaagggtgggatatatagttcctatacatgggtctctagatgggcctctatacatggacTCAATATACAccccaaaaacaaaaaaaaatcagcaatcAATTTGCGCTGTAATTGCTAAGAACATCTGAAACTTATATCTCACACGATAGCAAGATGTTCCTAATGGAGTAATGTTACTATCCCTATATTTCACCAGAAATTATGGCAAAAATTACTATTTCCGTCCATTGGTGTAGGGCATATTTTTGACCTGAAAAGGTCTTTGGAAGTAGGCACTGACTATCAATTTCTTTTACATATATTTTCAATTGCTACTCAATCAACATCATATTGTCTCCTGAAAaaacattgaaatacaaaataTTGATACAACTTCTGTACAATATATGCATATAATCTGACTAACTGTTGGTCCAAGATTTGACTTTATAAATCAAAATATGCCTTATTAACTGAGTGAGCAGCAACTTAACCCATATGGATTCATCAAATTTATGCTATTAAACTTAAACCAAGCAACCTGATTACTGTGAATAAGAAAATGATACTGGAATGAGTTCTTGTGATAGAAGCAGGAAAACTTACTCTGCATCTTATCTTTGGAACATGCAACAGTACCTCACCATGAGAGGCAAGACCAGAAACCTTATCATCCTGATTTTTCCTTGCATTTCCACTTTCACTGGAAACCATGGGGTGGTTACTTTTGGCCAAATATCTTTTCTCAATATCAGGAGTACTACTAGACCGCTTTAGTTGCTCTTTTGCAATGTTGCTGGTTTCATGTGTTTTTTCCTTGCTGCTGTAACTAACTTGATTCACCTCTTTTGGTTTCACTTCATTCTTATTTTGTAAAGCAAGAGGATGACTGCCTGTGACAAATGTGGATTGAACATTCCTATTTGTACTATGCATCATGTTCACCATGTATTTATCATCAACAGATGCAATTCTCTCATTGAAGTTAGAGGATAGCTCTTTACCCACTGCCCCAGCACTTGGACTGTTATCTAAACCACCAGAACCTTTCAATCTTGATGAATGGTTTGCTttaaccattttcttttggtAATTTCTTCCTATTGCCCACATGTTCTCAAGATTCTCAGGGGCAAGAACCTCTGATCTTCTTTTAGTAGCTGCATCCAATACCACTGCCCAGTTCGGCTGCCGAGGCTGGATGGCACTGTCATGGTCATCCTGCAACACTTTTGACTTTCCACCTTCAGAAGTAACAAGTGTCCTCATGCCAGAATTATTTCCTGGAACTAAGCCACTTGGTTCTAAAGTCAAATTCCTTGATTCCTTTTGAGAACCTTGCGAACTGCCTTTGTAAGATGGATGATCATGCACTACCGTCACAGTTCCAGTATTAGCCATGTTTGCATTGCCTCCTACATTGCTCGTGTCATTGTTGTTTAGAAGGTAGACAATTAACTCATTCATATAGCTGAAACAAGAACAAACATAAAAGAAAGGGTTGGTACTTACATTTACAGATAATCAACTGATATGCTGCTTTAAGCCAACACATTGCCAGAAGTCCTAGCTAATAAAAACTTACGTCCACTAATTACAGTCAGCAGTGTATGATTACTAAGCAGAGATAAAAAGACACTAAGGGAACTTGAGAAACAAAATGTACAGTTTTCCTTTGAATTATGTCTTGACCcaaagtggtggtccagaaggatacgtttcggtatttaggatcggtgctacaaaaggatggcgacattgatgaagatgttaggcatagaatttcagctggctggttgaaatggcggcaagcttctggcatcctttgtgacaagagggtgccacaaaagctaaaaggcaaattctataggacagcaattcgtccggcgatgttatacggtgctgaatgttggcctacaaaaaggcgacatgtgcaacaactgagtgtagcagagatgcggatgttgcggtggttttgcgggcacacaaggagggatagagtccggaacgaagttattcgggatagggtcggggtggcaccaattgaggagaaacttactcagcatcggctgagatggtttggacatgtccaacgaaggcctcctgaggcgccggtgcgtaatggggtccttgagctagtcgataatgtaaagaggggtagaggtagacctaaactgacgtgggttgagtcggttaagagagatcttaaggattggaacatctctaaagagatagctttggataggagcgcttggagactagctattaatgtgcctgaaccttgaacttatttctttcgggtttcatctctagcctaccccaacttgcttgggaaaaaaggctatgttgttgttgttgttgttgttgtatgtcTTGACCCAAAGTGCACAGCTAGGCAGTACTTAACATTTGAGAACCTGATTTGGAGtgcaaaaatataaataaagtgAAGTATAAGAGTTGAGATCATACATTGGACTTGCAAAGTTCATCACTGGCTGCAAGACAAGGCAGGTCATGAATTCCCTGGAGAAACAGCGAAGTAGTGGACTCTGAGCATCTTGTGGTCTCAAAACTAGAGCCATAATGCCCCCTACAATTTCTTGAAGAACCTAAAAACCATATTAATTAATTGTTGTATTGTTGAATATAGATTACATGAATGATGAATCCTAAATTGCTAGCTCTTACCTTGTACTCGTGCTCTGAAGATAACAGTGCTGGATGAAGTTCCTGTGAAACTATTAGGTGCTGCTTCAGTCTCTCATCTCTTTCCTCGGAAGACAACGTCCTCATAACATCAGCACCAATTAGAATTTGATTCTTCCGAAAAATATCTAAATGCTCACCAATCAAATCAACCATATCCCTGAAAATAGGGGGAAAGGAACACTTTAACAGAGAAACGACTGACTAAATAATGGTGTACTAGGTAAAAAATGAAGTCTTTACTCACCTTGTTAGCAAGTCAACTAGATTCATCTCTTTCACCCTGCCTGATAATTCACCAAGAGCATGAAGTATTAAGCCACGTATCAGTTCTGGGGCCTCTCTGTCAGGAGTAATATCTGAATACCACAAGTCTAAAACAAAGTCCCTCAAAATATTGTCAGTGAAACTTTCAAAAGCAGCCTCAACGGAAGGTGAGCCAACTTTCCTTCTCCATCTTGAAACCGGCAGCACGGTTGAAAGACGATGGTCATTAGCAGATAACTGTTTCTTTGATACTTGAGACAAATATGTATGCTTCCGTGCAGGCTGTTCCCTCCAACGGAACTCCACTTTGAAGGAGAGATATCGGAGAAATGCAAGTATAAGGATTGACATGGGCACATTTGTCCACATCGATTTACTTGTATCTATTAGAAATAAAATGATATGGATCTTAGCATGGACACAGGATCATTTATTGAAGAAAAAGATAAGAAGAAATATACTAATAAGCATAAAAACATAAAGAAACTTCTGCACACAGCGATAATAAGTCAATAAAAGACGAAAGACAAATAATTATAGGCACTTACAGGTGGCCAACACATTCAGAGATTGCAAAGtgaaacaaagaaaaagaaaggaaagaaggtCATTCTGATTACAACTAAAACATTGGAGAAAATATATTAACTTTAGCATATAAAAAGTTAGACATGACTCAATACTGACTTATTTCACTTCAGCTTTACCCCTGTGATGCTAAAATAATGTTCATTTTTTTAAGCTACTTTTCCACCAACAACTGGCCAAACACTTTAGAAACGGTTTCACAAGTGGTGGGATCTATTAGTAATTACTTTTGTACAAGTACAACTAACCCAAATTTAAGCTCTCATAAGCATTCCAAGCTAATTCAACAAACTCCTTTACTAATGATCTCCGCTTTAACCCTAGAAAGTAGAAACGAGTAGTAGTAGTGACTAAATTGAATGCAAGCAGTAAAACAGCAACTatca
This genomic interval from Panicum virgatum strain AP13 chromosome 8K, P.virgatum_v5, whole genome shotgun sequence contains the following:
- the LOC120643644 gene encoding uncharacterized protein LOC120643644, encoding MRKRMESVDDLIEEAKLRTVGWALCVFAVSYFLTHTSKSMWTNVPMSILILAFLRYLSFKVEFRWREQPARKHTYLSQVSKKQLSANDHRLSTVLPVSRWRRKVGSPSVEAAFESFTDNILRDFVLDLWYSDITPDREAPELIRGLILHALGELSGRVKEMNLVDLLTRDMVDLIGEHLDIFRKNQILIGADVMRTLSSEERDERLKQHLIVSQELHPALLSSEHEYKVLQEIVGGIMALVLRPQDAQSPLLRCFSREFMTCLVLQPVMNFASPIYMNELIVYLLNNNDTSNVGGNANMANTGTVTVVHDHPSYKGSSQGSQKESRNLTLEPSGLVPGNNSGMRTLVTSEGGKSKVLQDDHDSAIQPRQPNWAVVLDAATKRRSEVLAPENLENMWAIGRNYQKKMVKANHSSRLKGSGGLDNSPSAGAVGKELSSNFNERIASVDDKYMVNMMHSTNRNVQSTFVTGSHPLALQNKNEVKPKEVNQVSYSSKEKTHETSNIAKEQLKRSSSTPDIEKRYLAKSNHPMVSSESGNARKNQDDKVSGLASHGEVLLHVPKIRCRVVGAYFEKLGSKSFAVYSIAVTDADNKTWFVKRRYRNFERLHRQLKEIPNYSLHLPPKSFLSSSVDDYLVHQRCILLDKYLQDLLSIANIAEQHEVMDFLSASSKNYSAGKSTSVMKTLAVNVDDAMDDIVRQFKGVSDGLKRAVGTSPSSATAEFIDNRMSLPWNQEETDNHNVHHRNLERVHSLSDGDSNYEDLTSSVNSGCHSDNEVNNKGHTSNDIKHIKTYASFDSSQVSEQIQKPVRAYSDSSNMSSPNTFEDPTGIPPEWMPTNVSVPLLNLVENVFQLKRRGWIRRQVLWISKQILQLVMEDAIDEWIIRQINWLRREDFIVQVIRWIQDTLWPNGIFFTKLDGYKGNGSSSQFDKQSSGTGSAKKSGASSFEFQLEASRNASEVKKLLLDGTPSTLISIIGYKQYRRSARDMYYFLQSNVCVKQLSYAMLEQVIVTIFPELRQLIDDIHEKGRKEQASFTYHL